A DNA window from Bos javanicus breed banteng chromosome 10, ARS-OSU_banteng_1.0, whole genome shotgun sequence contains the following coding sequences:
- the SALL2 gene encoding sal-like protein 2 isoform X2, with protein sequence MAHEAGRSSRLGGPCGEPAELGGDVSEDDHPQVCAKCCAQFTDPTEFLAHQNACSTDPPVMVIIGGQENPNNSSTSCEPRPEGHSSPQAMEAEQSNPSDCASSVPTDPTWGPERRGEESSGHFLIAATGTAAGGGGGLILASPKLGATPLPPESTPAPPPPPPPPPPPGVGSGHLNIPLILEELRVLQQRQIHQMQMTEQICRQVLLLGSLGQTVGTPSSPSELPGTGTASSTKPLLPLFSPIKPVQTGKTLAPSSTSSSGAEAPKQAFFHLYHPLGSQHPFSAGVVGRSHKPTPAPSPALSGSTDQLIASPHLAFPGTTGLLAAQCLGAARGLEAAASPGLLKPKNGGGELGYGEVMGPLEKPGGRHKCRFCAKVFGSDSALQIHLRSHTGERPYKCNVCGNRFTTRGNLKVHFHRHREKYPHVQMNPHPVPEHLDYVITSSGLPYGMSVPPEKAEEEAAVPGGGVERKPLVASTAALSATESLTLLSTGAGTTTAPALPAFNKFVLMKAVEPKNKADENTPPGSEGSAITGVAESGAATRMQLSKLVTSLPSWALLTNHLKSTGSFPFPYVLEPLGASPSETSKLQQLVEKIDRQGAVAVASTASGAPTTSAPAASSSASSGPNQCVICLRVLSCPRALRLHYGQHGGERPFKCKVCGRAFSTRGNLRAHFVGHKASPAARAQNSCPICQKKFTNAVTLQQHVRMHLGGQIPNGGTALPEAGGTAQENGSEQSTVSGAGGFPQQPSQQPSPEEELSEEEEEDEEEEEDVTDEDSLAGRGSESGGEKAISVRGDSEEASGTEEEVGTVAAVTTAGKEMDTNEKAIQQPCLLPPPPPDTLDQTQPMEQGGSDAAGGTEEGGKPERSSSPGSALALEGEGSSTPLVEELSLQEVMRKEPGESSGRKACEVCGQTFPTQAALEEHQKTHPKEGLLFTCVFCRQGFLERATLKKHMLLAHHQVQPFAPHGPQNIAALSLVPGCSPSITSPGLSPFPRKDDPTIP encoded by the exons ATGGCGCACGAAGCCGGGAGGAGCTCTCGTCTCGGGGGGCCCTGCGGGGAGCCGGCGGAGCTTGGAG GTGATGTGAGCGAGGACGACCACCCCCAAGTCTGTGCCAAGTGCTGCGCACAATTCACTGACCCAACCGAATTCCTCGCCCACCAGAATGCATGTTCTACTGATCCCCCTGTAATGGTGATAATTGGGGGCCAGGAGAACCCCAACAACTCTTCGACCTCTTGCGAACCCCGGCCTGAGGGCCACAGTAGTCCGCAGGCCATGGAAGCTGAGCAAAGCAACCCCTCGGACTGCGCGTCCTCTGTACCCACAGATCCCACCTGGGGCCCAGAGCGGAGGGGAGAGGAGTCGTCCGGGCACTTCCTCATTGCTGCCACAGGTACAGcagctgggggaggtgggggcctgATCTTGGCCAGCCCCAAGCTGGGAGCAACTCCATTACCGCCGGAGTCCACCCctgcaccccctcctcctccgcctcctcctcctcccccaggggTAGGCAGTGGCCACTTGAACATCCCTCTGATCTTGGAAGAACTCCGGGTGCTGCAGCAGCGCCAGATTCATCAGATGCAGATGACTGAGCAAATCTGCCGGCAGGTGCTGCTGCTAGGCTCCTTAGGCCAGACAGTGGGCACCCCTTCCAGTCCCTCGGAGCTGCCTGGGACAGGGACTGCCTCCTCCACCAAACCCCTGCTTCCTCTCTTCAGCCCCATCAAACCTGTCCAAACTGGCAAAACACTGGCaccttcctccacctcctcctcaggGGCAGAAGCACCCAAGCAGGCTTTCTTCCACCTTTACCACCCCTTGGGGTCACAGCACCCTTTTTCTGCTGGTGTGGTCGGGCGAAGCCACAAACCCACCCCTGCACCCTCCCCGGCCCTGTCAGGCAGCACGGATCAGCTGATCGCCTCGCCTCACCTGGCTTTCCCAGGCACCACAGGACTCCTGGCAGCGCAGTGTCTTGGGGCAGCCCGGGGCCTCGAGGCTGCTGCTTCCCCAGGGCTCCTGAAGCCAAAGAATGGAGGTGGAGAGTTGGGTTATGGGGAAGTGATGGGCCCCTTGGAGAAGCCCGGTGGGAGGCACAAGTGCCGCTTCTGCGCCAAAGTATTTGGTAGTGACAGTGCCCTGCAGATCCACCTGCGTTCCCACACAGGCGAGAGACCCTATAAGTGTAATGTGTGTGGCAACCGCTTTACCACGAGAGGCAACCTCAAAGTGCATTTCCATCGGCATCGGGAGAAGTACCCACATGTGCAGATGAACCCTCACCCGGTGCCAGAGCATCTAGACTACGTTATCACCAGCAGCGGCCTGCCCTATGGTATGTCGGTGCCACCAGAAAAGGCCGAGGAGGAGGCCGCTGTGCCGGGTGGAGGTGTGGAACGCAAGCCTCTGGTGGCCTCCACTGCTGCCCTCAGTGCCACAGAGAGCCTCACACTGCTCTCCACTGGTGCAGGCACCACTACGGCCCCTGCGCTTCCTGCTTTCAATAAGTTTGTGCTCATGAAAGCGGTAGAGCCAAAGAATAAAGCGGATGAAAACACCCCGCCGGGGAGTGAGGGCTCAGCCATCACCGGAGTGGCAGAAAGTGGCGCAGCAACCCGCATGCAGCTAAGTAAGCTAGTGACATCGCTACCCAGCTGGGCCCTGCTTACCAACCACTTGAAGTCCACTGGTAGCTTCCCTTTCCCTTATGTGCTGGAGCCCTTGGGGGCTTCACCCTCCGAGACCTCCAAGCTTCAGCAGCTGGTAGAAAAGATTGACCGTCAAGGAGCTGTGGCAGTGGCCTCTACTGCCTCGGGTGCCCCCACCACCTCTGCCCCTGCAGCTTCATCATCAGCCTCATCTGGACCCAACCAGTGTGTCATTTGTCTCCGGGTGCTGAGCTGTCCTCGGGCACTGCGCCTGCATTATGGCCAGCATGGAGGTGAGCGGCCCTTCAAATGCAAAGTATGTGGCAGAGCTTTCTCTACCCGGGGCAATCTGCGTGCACATTTCGTGGGCCATAAGGCTAGTCCAGCTGCCCGGGCCCAGAACTCCTGCCCCATTTGCCAGAAGAAGTTCACCAACGCTGTTACTCTGCAGCAGCATGTTCGGATGCACCTGGGGGGCCAGATCCCCAATGGTGGCACTGCACTCCCTGAAGCGGGGGGAACTGCCCAGGAGAACGGCTCTGAGCAATCGACAGTCTCCGGAGCCGGGGGCTTCCCCCAGCAGCCATCCCAGCAGCCATCCCCAGAGGAGGAGTTGtctgaagaagaggaagaggatgaagaagaggaagaagatgtgACCGATGAAGATTCTCTGGCCGGAAGAGGCTCTGAAAGTGGAGGTGAGAAGGCGATATCCGTGCGAGGTGATTCAGAAGAGGCCTCTGGCACTGAGGAGGAAGTGGGGACTGTGGCGGCAGTGACCACAGCTGGGAAGGAGATGGACACTAATGAGAAGGCCATCCAACAGCCGTGtctgctgccaccaccaccacctgacaCCCTGGATCAGACGCAGCCAATGGAGCAGGGAGGCAGTGATGCTGCCGGAGGCACGGAAGAAGGGGGAAAACCTGAGAGGAGCTCCAGCCCAGGGTCAGCGCTGGCCCTTGAAGGGGAAGGCAGCAGCACCCCGTTGGTGGAGGAGCTGAGCCTGCAGGAAGTGATGAGAAAGGAGCCCGGGGAAAGCAGTGGCCGAAAGGCCTGTGAAGTGTGTGGCCAGACCTTTCCCACCCAGGCAGCTCTGGAGGAGCATCAGAAAACCCACCCCAAGGAGGGGCTGCTCTTCACTTGTGTTTTCTGCAGGCAGGGCTTTCTCGAGCGGGCTACCCTCAAGAAGCACATGCTGCTGGCCCACCACCAGGTACAGCCCTTTGCCCCCCATGGCCCTCAGAATATTGCTGCTCTTTCCTTGGTCCCAGGCTGCTCACCCTCTATCACTTCCCCAGGGCTCTCTCCCTTTCCCCGAAAAGATGACCCCACCATCCCATGA
- the SALL2 gene encoding sal-like protein 2 isoform X4, with protein MAHEAGRSSRLGGPCGEPAELGGDVSEDDHPQVCAKCCAQFTDPTEFLAHQNACSTDPPVMVIIGGQENPNNSSTSCEPRPEGHSSPQAMEAEQSNPSDCASSVPTDPTWGPERRGEESSGHFLIAATGAEAPKQAFFHLYHPLGSQHPFSAGVVGRSHKPTPAPSPALSGSTDQLIASPHLAFPGTTGLLAAQCLGAARGLEAAASPGLLKPKNGGGELGYGEVMGPLEKPGGRHKCRFCAKVFGSDSALQIHLRSHTGERPYKCNVCGNRFTTRGNLKVHFHRHREKYPHVQMNPHPVPEHLDYVITSSGLPYGMSVPPEKAEEEAAVPGGGVERKPLVASTAALSATESLTLLSTGAGTTTAPALPAFNKFVLMKAVEPKNKADENTPPGSEGSAITGVAESGAATRMQLSKLVTSLPSWALLTNHLKSTGSFPFPYVLEPLGASPSETSKLQQLVEKIDRQGAVAVASTASGAPTTSAPAASSSASSGPNQCVICLRVLSCPRALRLHYGQHGGERPFKCKVCGRAFSTRGNLRAHFVGHKASPAARAQNSCPICQKKFTNAVTLQQHVRMHLGGQIPNGGTALPEAGGTAQENGSEQSTVSGAGGFPQQPSQQPSPEEELSEEEEEDEEEEEDVTDEDSLAGRGSESGGEKAISVRGDSEEASGTEEEVGTVAAVTTAGKEMDTNEKAIQQPCLLPPPPPDTLDQTQPMEQGGSDAAGGTEEGGKPERSSSPGSALALEGEGSSTPLVEELSLQEVMRKEPGESSGRKACEVCGQTFPTQAALEEHQKTHPKEGLLFTCVFCRQGFLERATLKKHMLLAHHQNQDTTFLSSDLPTKPQTSSSISISTATSGPAPPVLFGPGTEAGKLPPAVVGSREAKEKRAPLFFFRPLASKTVPGKPILEEK; from the exons ATGGCGCACGAAGCCGGGAGGAGCTCTCGTCTCGGGGGGCCCTGCGGGGAGCCGGCGGAGCTTGGAG GTGATGTGAGCGAGGACGACCACCCCCAAGTCTGTGCCAAGTGCTGCGCACAATTCACTGACCCAACCGAATTCCTCGCCCACCAGAATGCATGTTCTACTGATCCCCCTGTAATGGTGATAATTGGGGGCCAGGAGAACCCCAACAACTCTTCGACCTCTTGCGAACCCCGGCCTGAGGGCCACAGTAGTCCGCAGGCCATGGAAGCTGAGCAAAGCAACCCCTCGGACTGCGCGTCCTCTGTACCCACAGATCCCACCTGGGGCCCAGAGCGGAGGGGAGAGGAGTCGTCCGGGCACTTCCTCATTGCTGCCACAG gGGCAGAAGCACCCAAGCAGGCTTTCTTCCACCTTTACCACCCCTTGGGGTCACAGCACCCTTTTTCTGCTGGTGTGGTCGGGCGAAGCCACAAACCCACCCCTGCACCCTCCCCGGCCCTGTCAGGCAGCACGGATCAGCTGATCGCCTCGCCTCACCTGGCTTTCCCAGGCACCACAGGACTCCTGGCAGCGCAGTGTCTTGGGGCAGCCCGGGGCCTCGAGGCTGCTGCTTCCCCAGGGCTCCTGAAGCCAAAGAATGGAGGTGGAGAGTTGGGTTATGGGGAAGTGATGGGCCCCTTGGAGAAGCCCGGTGGGAGGCACAAGTGCCGCTTCTGCGCCAAAGTATTTGGTAGTGACAGTGCCCTGCAGATCCACCTGCGTTCCCACACAGGCGAGAGACCCTATAAGTGTAATGTGTGTGGCAACCGCTTTACCACGAGAGGCAACCTCAAAGTGCATTTCCATCGGCATCGGGAGAAGTACCCACATGTGCAGATGAACCCTCACCCGGTGCCAGAGCATCTAGACTACGTTATCACCAGCAGCGGCCTGCCCTATGGTATGTCGGTGCCACCAGAAAAGGCCGAGGAGGAGGCCGCTGTGCCGGGTGGAGGTGTGGAACGCAAGCCTCTGGTGGCCTCCACTGCTGCCCTCAGTGCCACAGAGAGCCTCACACTGCTCTCCACTGGTGCAGGCACCACTACGGCCCCTGCGCTTCCTGCTTTCAATAAGTTTGTGCTCATGAAAGCGGTAGAGCCAAAGAATAAAGCGGATGAAAACACCCCGCCGGGGAGTGAGGGCTCAGCCATCACCGGAGTGGCAGAAAGTGGCGCAGCAACCCGCATGCAGCTAAGTAAGCTAGTGACATCGCTACCCAGCTGGGCCCTGCTTACCAACCACTTGAAGTCCACTGGTAGCTTCCCTTTCCCTTATGTGCTGGAGCCCTTGGGGGCTTCACCCTCCGAGACCTCCAAGCTTCAGCAGCTGGTAGAAAAGATTGACCGTCAAGGAGCTGTGGCAGTGGCCTCTACTGCCTCGGGTGCCCCCACCACCTCTGCCCCTGCAGCTTCATCATCAGCCTCATCTGGACCCAACCAGTGTGTCATTTGTCTCCGGGTGCTGAGCTGTCCTCGGGCACTGCGCCTGCATTATGGCCAGCATGGAGGTGAGCGGCCCTTCAAATGCAAAGTATGTGGCAGAGCTTTCTCTACCCGGGGCAATCTGCGTGCACATTTCGTGGGCCATAAGGCTAGTCCAGCTGCCCGGGCCCAGAACTCCTGCCCCATTTGCCAGAAGAAGTTCACCAACGCTGTTACTCTGCAGCAGCATGTTCGGATGCACCTGGGGGGCCAGATCCCCAATGGTGGCACTGCACTCCCTGAAGCGGGGGGAACTGCCCAGGAGAACGGCTCTGAGCAATCGACAGTCTCCGGAGCCGGGGGCTTCCCCCAGCAGCCATCCCAGCAGCCATCCCCAGAGGAGGAGTTGtctgaagaagaggaagaggatgaagaagaggaagaagatgtgACCGATGAAGATTCTCTGGCCGGAAGAGGCTCTGAAAGTGGAGGTGAGAAGGCGATATCCGTGCGAGGTGATTCAGAAGAGGCCTCTGGCACTGAGGAGGAAGTGGGGACTGTGGCGGCAGTGACCACAGCTGGGAAGGAGATGGACACTAATGAGAAGGCCATCCAACAGCCGTGtctgctgccaccaccaccacctgacaCCCTGGATCAGACGCAGCCAATGGAGCAGGGAGGCAGTGATGCTGCCGGAGGCACGGAAGAAGGGGGAAAACCTGAGAGGAGCTCCAGCCCAGGGTCAGCGCTGGCCCTTGAAGGGGAAGGCAGCAGCACCCCGTTGGTGGAGGAGCTGAGCCTGCAGGAAGTGATGAGAAAGGAGCCCGGGGAAAGCAGTGGCCGAAAGGCCTGTGAAGTGTGTGGCCAGACCTTTCCCACCCAGGCAGCTCTGGAGGAGCATCAGAAAACCCACCCCAAGGAGGGGCTGCTCTTCACTTGTGTTTTCTGCAGGCAGGGCTTTCTCGAGCGGGCTACCCTCAAGAAGCACATGCTGCTGGCCCACCACCA GAACCAGGACACAACCTTCCTGTCAAGTGACCTGCCCACCAAGCCCCAGACTTCCAGttccatctccatctccactgcCACTTCAGGCCCTGCACCACCAGTGCTGTTTGGCCCAGGAACTGAGGCTGGGAAGTTGCCTCCAGCAGTGGTGGGATCCAGAGAAGCCAAGGAGAAGAGAGCTCCCCTTTTCTTCTTTAGGCCTCTTGCATCCAAGAcagtgcctgggaagcccatcttagaAGAGAAGTAG
- the SALL2 gene encoding sal-like protein 2 isoform X3 yields the protein MSRRKQRKPQQLISDCEGPSASENGDVSEDDHPQVCAKCCAQFTDPTEFLAHQNACSTDPPVMVIIGGQENPNNSSTSCEPRPEGHSSPQAMEAEQSNPSDCASSVPTDPTWGPERRGEESSGHFLIAATGAEAPKQAFFHLYHPLGSQHPFSAGVVGRSHKPTPAPSPALSGSTDQLIASPHLAFPGTTGLLAAQCLGAARGLEAAASPGLLKPKNGGGELGYGEVMGPLEKPGGRHKCRFCAKVFGSDSALQIHLRSHTGERPYKCNVCGNRFTTRGNLKVHFHRHREKYPHVQMNPHPVPEHLDYVITSSGLPYGMSVPPEKAEEEAAVPGGGVERKPLVASTAALSATESLTLLSTGAGTTTAPALPAFNKFVLMKAVEPKNKADENTPPGSEGSAITGVAESGAATRMQLSKLVTSLPSWALLTNHLKSTGSFPFPYVLEPLGASPSETSKLQQLVEKIDRQGAVAVASTASGAPTTSAPAASSSASSGPNQCVICLRVLSCPRALRLHYGQHGGERPFKCKVCGRAFSTRGNLRAHFVGHKASPAARAQNSCPICQKKFTNAVTLQQHVRMHLGGQIPNGGTALPEAGGTAQENGSEQSTVSGAGGFPQQPSQQPSPEEELSEEEEEDEEEEEDVTDEDSLAGRGSESGGEKAISVRGDSEEASGTEEEVGTVAAVTTAGKEMDTNEKAIQQPCLLPPPPPDTLDQTQPMEQGGSDAAGGTEEGGKPERSSSPGSALALEGEGSSTPLVEELSLQEVMRKEPGESSGRKACEVCGQTFPTQAALEEHQKTHPKEGLLFTCVFCRQGFLERATLKKHMLLAHHQNQDTTFLSSDLPTKPQTSSSISISTATSGPAPPVLFGPGTEAGKLPPAVVGSREAKEKRAPLFFFRPLASKTVPGKPILEEK from the exons GTGATGTGAGCGAGGACGACCACCCCCAAGTCTGTGCCAAGTGCTGCGCACAATTCACTGACCCAACCGAATTCCTCGCCCACCAGAATGCATGTTCTACTGATCCCCCTGTAATGGTGATAATTGGGGGCCAGGAGAACCCCAACAACTCTTCGACCTCTTGCGAACCCCGGCCTGAGGGCCACAGTAGTCCGCAGGCCATGGAAGCTGAGCAAAGCAACCCCTCGGACTGCGCGTCCTCTGTACCCACAGATCCCACCTGGGGCCCAGAGCGGAGGGGAGAGGAGTCGTCCGGGCACTTCCTCATTGCTGCCACAG gGGCAGAAGCACCCAAGCAGGCTTTCTTCCACCTTTACCACCCCTTGGGGTCACAGCACCCTTTTTCTGCTGGTGTGGTCGGGCGAAGCCACAAACCCACCCCTGCACCCTCCCCGGCCCTGTCAGGCAGCACGGATCAGCTGATCGCCTCGCCTCACCTGGCTTTCCCAGGCACCACAGGACTCCTGGCAGCGCAGTGTCTTGGGGCAGCCCGGGGCCTCGAGGCTGCTGCTTCCCCAGGGCTCCTGAAGCCAAAGAATGGAGGTGGAGAGTTGGGTTATGGGGAAGTGATGGGCCCCTTGGAGAAGCCCGGTGGGAGGCACAAGTGCCGCTTCTGCGCCAAAGTATTTGGTAGTGACAGTGCCCTGCAGATCCACCTGCGTTCCCACACAGGCGAGAGACCCTATAAGTGTAATGTGTGTGGCAACCGCTTTACCACGAGAGGCAACCTCAAAGTGCATTTCCATCGGCATCGGGAGAAGTACCCACATGTGCAGATGAACCCTCACCCGGTGCCAGAGCATCTAGACTACGTTATCACCAGCAGCGGCCTGCCCTATGGTATGTCGGTGCCACCAGAAAAGGCCGAGGAGGAGGCCGCTGTGCCGGGTGGAGGTGTGGAACGCAAGCCTCTGGTGGCCTCCACTGCTGCCCTCAGTGCCACAGAGAGCCTCACACTGCTCTCCACTGGTGCAGGCACCACTACGGCCCCTGCGCTTCCTGCTTTCAATAAGTTTGTGCTCATGAAAGCGGTAGAGCCAAAGAATAAAGCGGATGAAAACACCCCGCCGGGGAGTGAGGGCTCAGCCATCACCGGAGTGGCAGAAAGTGGCGCAGCAACCCGCATGCAGCTAAGTAAGCTAGTGACATCGCTACCCAGCTGGGCCCTGCTTACCAACCACTTGAAGTCCACTGGTAGCTTCCCTTTCCCTTATGTGCTGGAGCCCTTGGGGGCTTCACCCTCCGAGACCTCCAAGCTTCAGCAGCTGGTAGAAAAGATTGACCGTCAAGGAGCTGTGGCAGTGGCCTCTACTGCCTCGGGTGCCCCCACCACCTCTGCCCCTGCAGCTTCATCATCAGCCTCATCTGGACCCAACCAGTGTGTCATTTGTCTCCGGGTGCTGAGCTGTCCTCGGGCACTGCGCCTGCATTATGGCCAGCATGGAGGTGAGCGGCCCTTCAAATGCAAAGTATGTGGCAGAGCTTTCTCTACCCGGGGCAATCTGCGTGCACATTTCGTGGGCCATAAGGCTAGTCCAGCTGCCCGGGCCCAGAACTCCTGCCCCATTTGCCAGAAGAAGTTCACCAACGCTGTTACTCTGCAGCAGCATGTTCGGATGCACCTGGGGGGCCAGATCCCCAATGGTGGCACTGCACTCCCTGAAGCGGGGGGAACTGCCCAGGAGAACGGCTCTGAGCAATCGACAGTCTCCGGAGCCGGGGGCTTCCCCCAGCAGCCATCCCAGCAGCCATCCCCAGAGGAGGAGTTGtctgaagaagaggaagaggatgaagaagaggaagaagatgtgACCGATGAAGATTCTCTGGCCGGAAGAGGCTCTGAAAGTGGAGGTGAGAAGGCGATATCCGTGCGAGGTGATTCAGAAGAGGCCTCTGGCACTGAGGAGGAAGTGGGGACTGTGGCGGCAGTGACCACAGCTGGGAAGGAGATGGACACTAATGAGAAGGCCATCCAACAGCCGTGtctgctgccaccaccaccacctgacaCCCTGGATCAGACGCAGCCAATGGAGCAGGGAGGCAGTGATGCTGCCGGAGGCACGGAAGAAGGGGGAAAACCTGAGAGGAGCTCCAGCCCAGGGTCAGCGCTGGCCCTTGAAGGGGAAGGCAGCAGCACCCCGTTGGTGGAGGAGCTGAGCCTGCAGGAAGTGATGAGAAAGGAGCCCGGGGAAAGCAGTGGCCGAAAGGCCTGTGAAGTGTGTGGCCAGACCTTTCCCACCCAGGCAGCTCTGGAGGAGCATCAGAAAACCCACCCCAAGGAGGGGCTGCTCTTCACTTGTGTTTTCTGCAGGCAGGGCTTTCTCGAGCGGGCTACCCTCAAGAAGCACATGCTGCTGGCCCACCACCA GAACCAGGACACAACCTTCCTGTCAAGTGACCTGCCCACCAAGCCCCAGACTTCCAGttccatctccatctccactgcCACTTCAGGCCCTGCACCACCAGTGCTGTTTGGCCCAGGAACTGAGGCTGGGAAGTTGCCTCCAGCAGTGGTGGGATCCAGAGAAGCCAAGGAGAAGAGAGCTCCCCTTTTCTTCTTTAGGCCTCTTGCATCCAAGAcagtgcctgggaagcccatcttagaAGAGAAGTAG